The proteins below come from a single Rhodohalobacter sp. SW132 genomic window:
- a CDS encoding alanine dehydrogenase: MELNPLDTEQIGIQTLEKSLMKSSTSRSLKIGLPKEISNDERRVSLTPGGVSTLVANGHDVWIEKNAGIDAHFSDQEYADAGAEISYSAEELFSQSDLIAKVAPPTMNEQEWMKPNQILVSALHLGHTRYEFLKNLIEKGVCAIGYEFIKGKDNEFPIVRMMHEITGSMAVQISTHYLENNSDGQGIMLGGISGVPPATVVILGAGITGEYAARTALGYGAQVFVMDNDLAALRRLENALDRRIVTATANHHYLTKAMGFADVVIGAAMTEGDRAPCWVTEEMVQKMKPGSVVVDAVIDQGGCISTSEPTTHSNPVFTKYDVIHYCVPNIPSNVARTATYALNNVLVPYVLELGSAATIHECLWHHSALRNGTYIYKKHLTKKSLAKLFDIPYREIDMLIASQI, encoded by the coding sequence ATGGAACTTAATCCACTTGATACAGAGCAGATCGGAATTCAGACGCTTGAAAAAAGCCTCATGAAATCTTCAACCAGCCGGTCGCTGAAAATTGGACTTCCAAAAGAGATCTCAAATGATGAACGGCGGGTTTCGCTCACTCCCGGGGGCGTATCCACCTTGGTGGCCAACGGTCATGATGTATGGATCGAAAAAAACGCGGGAATTGACGCCCACTTCTCCGACCAGGAATACGCTGATGCCGGCGCTGAAATTTCGTACAGCGCGGAAGAGCTATTCAGCCAGTCTGATCTTATAGCCAAAGTGGCTCCTCCCACAATGAACGAGCAGGAGTGGATGAAACCAAATCAAATCCTGGTTTCTGCCCTGCATCTGGGTCACACTCGATATGAATTCCTGAAAAACCTGATCGAAAAAGGTGTATGTGCGATCGGGTACGAATTTATAAAAGGAAAAGATAATGAATTCCCGATCGTGCGGATGATGCATGAAATAACCGGATCGATGGCGGTTCAGATTTCCACTCACTACCTGGAAAACAACAGCGACGGGCAGGGAATTATGCTTGGCGGAATATCGGGCGTGCCCCCGGCAACCGTTGTGATTCTGGGCGCCGGAATTACGGGCGAATATGCTGCGCGAACAGCTCTCGGCTACGGTGCACAGGTTTTTGTGATGGACAATGACCTCGCAGCGCTTCGCCGGCTCGAAAATGCTCTCGATCGACGGATTGTTACCGCAACGGCCAATCACCACTATCTCACCAAAGCGATGGGATTTGCCGATGTTGTGATCGGTGCTGCAATGACCGAAGGAGACCGTGCACCGTGCTGGGTTACGGAAGAAATGGTTCAGAAAATGAAACCGGGAAGCGTGGTTGTCGATGCAGTAATAGACCAGGGCGGATGCATCTCAACGAGCGAGCCAACTACACATTCAAACCCCGTGTTTACAAAGTATGATGTAATTCACTACTGCGTGCCGAACATACCATCAAATGTAGCGCGAACCGCAACCTACGCACTAAACAATGTTTTGGTGCCGTACGTACTGGAACTCGGATCCGCGGCCACCATACATGAATGTCTCTGGCACCATTCTGCTCTCCGTAACGGCACTTATATTTACAAAAAACATCTCACCAAAAAATCACTCGCCAAACTTTTTGATATCCCCTACCGCGAAATCGATATGCTGATCGCTTCACAAATTTAA
- a CDS encoding Gfo/Idh/MocA family protein, with the protein MENKNLWSTNISRKDFVKKTSLFAGGGLLLGSLPVGVSAYAAGNDTLKVAVIGCGGRGTGAANQALNADPGVKIVALADLFRDRIDQCYDALSQHHLETGRLDVPEEHKFTGFDSYKEATALADVVILTAPPGFRPAHFEEAVKAGKHMFIEKPVATDAPGVRRVLEAAKEAREKNLNMVLGLQRRYQNNYRETYKRLQDGIAGDIVSGQVYWNDGGVWVREREADMGEVEYQVRNWFYFTWLAGDHILEQNIHNIDVANWYIGEYPETAQGMGGREVRTDKKFGQIFDHHFVEYTYPGGAVISAQCRHQQNTFSRVAENFQGTRSNIYVDFNNRAEIRGRDGTVHFDHDGMNDPNPYQQEHDELFAAIRSGEVIDDIDYGAKTTLAAIMGRMATYSGQMITWEEAMNSDAQLMPDYVAWDMEPPVLPDENGYYPVPVPGVSRPH; encoded by the coding sequence ATGGAAAATAAAAACCTTTGGAGCACCAATATTTCAAGAAAAGACTTTGTAAAAAAGACATCACTGTTTGCTGGCGGCGGGCTTCTGCTCGGCAGTTTACCAGTGGGTGTTTCGGCATACGCAGCCGGTAATGACACGCTTAAAGTTGCGGTTATCGGGTGCGGAGGAAGGGGAACCGGGGCTGCAAATCAGGCACTGAATGCGGATCCAGGAGTGAAAATCGTGGCACTCGCGGATCTGTTCAGAGATCGGATTGACCAATGTTATGATGCACTTTCTCAGCATCACCTTGAAACCGGCCGCCTGGATGTTCCCGAAGAGCATAAATTCACAGGCTTTGATTCCTACAAAGAAGCAACCGCACTGGCTGATGTTGTCATTTTAACTGCCCCTCCAGGGTTCAGGCCGGCACACTTTGAAGAAGCTGTAAAAGCAGGCAAACATATGTTCATCGAAAAGCCGGTGGCAACCGATGCTCCGGGAGTACGGCGCGTTCTTGAGGCGGCAAAAGAGGCGAGGGAAAAGAATCTGAACATGGTGCTTGGTTTGCAGCGCAGATATCAGAACAATTACCGGGAAACGTACAAGCGGCTTCAGGATGGAATCGCGGGTGATATTGTTTCCGGTCAGGTTTACTGGAATGATGGCGGCGTGTGGGTTCGTGAGCGGGAAGCCGACATGGGCGAAGTTGAATACCAGGTCAGAAACTGGTTTTACTTCACATGGCTGGCCGGAGATCATATCCTTGAGCAGAATATCCACAATATTGATGTGGCTAACTGGTATATCGGTGAATATCCCGAAACCGCACAGGGGATGGGCGGCCGCGAAGTAAGAACCGACAAAAAATTTGGCCAGATTTTCGATCACCACTTCGTAGAGTATACATATCCCGGTGGTGCCGTGATTTCAGCACAATGCCGTCATCAGCAGAATACGTTTTCAAGAGTGGCAGAAAACTTTCAGGGAACCCGGTCCAATATCTATGTGGATTTTAACAACCGGGCGGAGATCCGCGGCAGAGACGGAACCGTACACTTCGACCATGACGGAATGAATGATCCGAACCCGTACCAGCAGGAGCATGATGAGCTATTTGCTGCCATTCGCAGCGGAGAGGTTATTGATGATATTGATTACGGGGCGAAAACAACGCTTGCGGCAATCATGGGACGAATGGCCACGTATTCCGGCCAAATGATAACATGGGAGGAGGCGATGAATTCCGATGCGCAGCTGATGCCGGATTATGTAGCATGGGATATGGAACCACCCGTACTTCCGGATGAGAACGGATATTATCCTGTTCCGGTGCCCGGCGTGAGTCGTCCTCATTAG
- the rsmA gene encoding 16S rRNA (adenine(1518)-N(6)/adenine(1519)-N(6))-dimethyltransferase RsmA yields MNHQPRKKKSLGQHFLRDKHMISKIAGSIPAEPEDRVVEIGPGDGALTEQLVEVYPNLTAIEIDPVMVEHLQQTLPDLHIIKNDILKVDWSDVLSDNTRPVHVIGNLPYYITSQILFSLLHYRSHLETATLMMQKEVAERIVAEPKNKTYGILSVQTQLMCTPEILFDVPPQVFSPPPNVMSAVVQLRFNKPSLACSDDHLKTVVRMAFNQRRKKLSNALKRLNTELPADEFDFNLRAEALAPAMYEKLTARLEQLGTFEPGMA; encoded by the coding sequence ATGAATCATCAACCCCGTAAAAAGAAGAGCCTTGGTCAGCATTTTTTACGCGATAAACATATGATTTCAAAAATCGCCGGTTCCATTCCTGCAGAGCCGGAAGATCGGGTTGTGGAGATTGGTCCAGGCGACGGCGCGCTTACGGAGCAGCTGGTTGAAGTGTATCCAAATCTGACCGCAATTGAGATCGACCCGGTGATGGTGGAGCATCTGCAGCAAACCCTGCCAGATCTGCATATCATCAAAAATGATATTCTGAAAGTAGACTGGTCGGATGTCTTGTCTGACAATACCCGGCCTGTTCATGTAATTGGGAACCTGCCCTATTACATTACCAGCCAGATTCTCTTTTCACTGCTCCATTATCGTTCGCACCTCGAAACCGCAACACTGATGATGCAGAAAGAAGTGGCCGAGCGAATTGTGGCCGAGCCGAAAAATAAAACGTACGGGATTCTCAGCGTTCAGACACAGCTGATGTGTACACCTGAAATATTGTTTGATGTGCCGCCGCAGGTTTTTTCCCCTCCGCCAAATGTAATGAGCGCCGTTGTTCAGCTTCGGTTCAACAAACCCAGCCTTGCCTGCAGCGACGATCATCTGAAAACAGTGGTTCGGATGGCGTTCAACCAGCGCAGAAAAAAACTGAGCAATGCCCTTAAGCGGCTAAATACAGAACTGCCGGCCGATGAATTTGATTTTAACCTGCGTGCCGAGGCGCTGGCTCCTGCCATGTATGAAAAGTTGACAGCCCGTCTTGAACAACTTGGCACCTTTGAGCCGGGAATGGCATAA
- the groES gene encoding co-chaperone GroES, translating to MANIKPLSDRVLVRPIEAEEKTSSGIIIPDTAKEKPQRGTVVAAGPGKVENGTKVDITVKEGDEILYGKYSGTEVTLEGEEYLIMRESDILGIVS from the coding sequence ATGGCGAATATTAAACCTTTAAGCGATCGCGTGCTTGTACGCCCGATAGAAGCTGAAGAAAAAACCAGTTCCGGAATCATTATTCCCGATACAGCAAAAGAGAAACCACAAAGAGGAACTGTAGTTGCTGCGGGACCCGGAAAAGTTGAAAATGGCACCAAAGTTGACATCACCGTAAAAGAAGGAGATGAGATCCTTTACGGAAAGTATTCAGGAACCGAAGTAACACTGGAAGGTGAAGAGTACCTGATTATGAGAGAATCCGACATCCTCGGAATTGTCTCGTAA
- a CDS encoding peptide chain release factor 3: MAKAETATIADQIVGEAKQRRTFAIISHPDAGKTTLTEKLLLYGGAIHEAGSIRQRKATRHAASDWMSIEKERGISVTSSVLRFEKDGIRYNLLDTPGHKDFSEDTLRTLVAADSGLMVIDVAKGVEDQTEKLFEVCKLRQVPVITFVNKCDRPGMEPLEILSNIENKLGIEAIPASWPVGYGQKFQGIYDLIGKEMHLYVKEEHGAKKAKTEIYNLEEGLAKCTLSESEKAEVEEEILLIEDMFSSMDRDAFKIGKASPVFFGSALHNFGLDVFLNYFEKLAPTPQQYEDETGTPRKIEQPFSGFIFKLQANMNPDHRDCAAFIRVTSGRFERGLEVTHTGTGKKIKMSTPHTLMGDERHIMDEAYPGDIVSLFNPGFFKIGSTIHADEPVNFNVIPLFTPEHFMKVSTKDPFKRKQLREGLKQLAEEGVVHVFEVPNGVGNELLLGTVGALQFEVVEHRMSAEYGVELHQQGVSYHAARWLSNKNADEVAAKLENSYSTHITRDMDENPIVLFESAYALSQAEEKVGAENLHKYKQD, translated from the coding sequence ATGGCTAAAGCAGAAACAGCAACCATTGCAGATCAGATTGTTGGCGAGGCAAAGCAGCGCAGAACCTTCGCTATTATTTCCCACCCTGATGCCGGTAAAACTACATTAACAGAAAAGCTACTACTATATGGCGGGGCCATACACGAGGCGGGTTCTATCCGTCAGCGTAAAGCAACCCGGCATGCTGCATCTGATTGGATGTCTATCGAGAAAGAGAGGGGGATTTCTGTTACATCTTCCGTATTGCGTTTTGAAAAAGATGGAATCCGGTACAATCTGCTTGATACACCCGGTCACAAAGATTTTTCTGAGGATACATTACGAACACTGGTAGCAGCTGATTCCGGCCTGATGGTGATTGACGTTGCGAAAGGTGTCGAGGACCAGACTGAAAAACTATTTGAGGTCTGCAAATTGCGTCAGGTGCCCGTTATTACGTTTGTGAATAAGTGCGATCGTCCCGGGATGGAGCCGCTCGAAATATTGAGTAATATAGAAAACAAGCTCGGTATTGAGGCAATCCCCGCAAGCTGGCCGGTTGGTTATGGACAGAAATTTCAGGGAATTTATGACCTGATTGGAAAAGAGATGCATCTTTATGTGAAGGAAGAGCATGGAGCAAAGAAAGCAAAAACTGAAATTTATAACCTTGAAGAAGGCCTCGCAAAGTGCACTCTGTCCGAATCAGAAAAGGCAGAGGTAGAAGAAGAAATCTTGCTGATTGAAGATATGTTCAGCAGTATGGATCGGGATGCTTTTAAAATTGGGAAAGCATCGCCGGTATTTTTTGGATCAGCCCTGCACAATTTCGGGCTTGATGTATTTTTGAACTATTTCGAAAAGCTGGCACCTACCCCGCAGCAATATGAAGATGAAACCGGTACTCCGCGGAAGATTGAACAGCCGTTCAGCGGGTTTATCTTCAAGCTTCAGGCTAATATGAATCCCGATCACAGAGACTGCGCTGCTTTTATCAGGGTTACTTCCGGGCGTTTTGAACGCGGACTTGAAGTCACCCACACAGGTACAGGAAAAAAGATTAAGATGTCAACACCCCACACCCTAATGGGGGATGAGCGACATATCATGGACGAAGCCTATCCCGGGGATATTGTTTCCCTGTTCAATCCCGGTTTTTTCAAAATTGGTTCTACGATTCACGCTGATGAACCCGTGAACTTTAACGTCATACCTCTCTTTACTCCGGAACATTTTATGAAGGTATCCACCAAGGATCCGTTCAAAAGAAAACAGCTTCGGGAAGGGTTGAAACAGCTTGCGGAAGAGGGTGTGGTGCACGTTTTTGAAGTACCGAATGGTGTGGGTAACGAACTTTTGCTCGGAACGGTTGGCGCGCTGCAGTTTGAAGTTGTGGAACACAGGATGAGTGCTGAATATGGCGTGGAACTCCATCAGCAGGGTGTATCATATCATGCGGCAAGATGGCTGTCTAACAAAAATGCGGATGAAGTCGCCGCTAAACTGGAAAACAGCTACTCCACCCATATCACGCGGGATATGGATGAAAACCCGATTGTCCTCTTCGAAAGCGCCTACGCCCTCAGCCAGGCCGAGGAGAAAGTAGGGGCAGAGAATCTGCATAAATACAAGCAGGATTAA
- a CDS encoding toxin-antitoxin system YwqK family antitoxin has protein sequence MKGSIYILFLLMLFSSCSIFSEERDRVQLVDIFPEINLSEDEGIYIDSDGKKINGKRSRNYRNGNLRADLTFSDGLITDGVIRLKDGTLYADYSIADGLYYHTQYWPDGKPQMMVVYEGNYNNQTEFHVWHENGTPVVASNPYFTRTWYEDGQLRMEILLKDDGEQGIARTWYMNGELKAESHFENNPHAGLYREWDEDGELIKNRVSSAVSVDE, from the coding sequence GTGAAAGGTTCAATCTATATACTTTTTTTATTGATGCTGTTTTCCTCCTGCAGCATTTTTTCAGAGGAACGGGACAGAGTTCAGCTGGTTGATATATTTCCGGAAATTAATCTTTCCGAGGATGAAGGAATCTATATAGATAGTGACGGCAAAAAGATAAACGGTAAACGGTCAAGGAACTATAGAAATGGTAATCTGCGTGCCGACCTGACATTTTCTGACGGTTTGATTACGGATGGAGTGATCCGGCTGAAGGATGGTACTCTGTATGCCGATTATTCTATAGCTGATGGATTGTATTATCATACGCAATACTGGCCGGATGGGAAGCCGCAGATGATGGTTGTGTATGAAGGGAACTACAACAATCAAACGGAATTCCATGTCTGGCATGAAAACGGAACCCCGGTAGTCGCGAGCAATCCTTATTTCACGAGAACCTGGTATGAAGATGGTCAGCTCCGAATGGAAATACTTCTAAAAGATGACGGAGAGCAGGGGATAGCCCGGACGTGGTATATGAACGGCGAATTAAAAGCCGAATCACATTTTGAAAATAATCCGCATGCAGGTCTCTACAGAGAGTGGGATGAAGATGGAGAACTGATCAAAAACAGAGTGTCCTCTGCAGTCAGCGTTGATGAATAA
- a CDS encoding N-acetyltransferase has translation MKKLTIKTADLDNETHCQAILIITDEYARDPMGMGHPLPDDVKSSLIKKLKEFKNSIHFVAFMDDEPAGIANCVFGFSTFYASKVLNVHDLVVRAKYRGNGIGEALLGAIERRAKEEKCCKVTLEVREDNRAKNLYERFGFSEGDPRTLFMEKMLIK, from the coding sequence ATGAAAAAACTTACCATTAAAACAGCCGACCTGGATAATGAAACCCACTGCCAGGCGATTTTGATAATCACCGATGAATATGCGAGAGATCCGATGGGGATGGGGCACCCTTTGCCTGATGATGTGAAATCATCTCTGATAAAGAAATTAAAAGAATTCAAGAACTCCATTCATTTCGTCGCGTTTATGGACGATGAGCCGGCTGGTATTGCCAATTGTGTATTTGGATTTTCAACGTTTTATGCGTCCAAAGTACTGAACGTACACGACCTTGTTGTAAGGGCCAAATATCGCGGAAATGGAATCGGTGAGGCCCTGCTGGGAGCAATTGAACGAAGGGCGAAGGAAGAGAAATGCTGTAAGGTCACGCTTGAAGTACGGGAAGATAACAGGGCGAAGAATCTTTACGAGCGATTTGGATTTTCTGAGGGAGATCCCCGGACGTTGTTTATGGAGAAGATGCTGATTAAATGA
- a CDS encoding SDR family oxidoreductase, producing MSYKIAAVTGANSGIGKITSQALLNEGYRVVMICRNLDKAETARKEIIEKTGNDRADILICDLSEMSQIRETAAKIRQRYDRLDRLVNNAGFLPDDKRKESPDGIELTVAVNHLGYFLLTRELMPLLEKTPQSRIMNVASEAHRYGEFDPKNIQLTERYSASKAYGNSKLFNIMFTHHLNKKLEGKDITTYSLHPGVVNTNFAAESDSWFAKLFNLGRFFMKSPEQGAQTTIYLCTEPGIENLSGRYFNNSKPAKPQKDVALDDEACKRLWKMSEEMVG from the coding sequence ATGAGCTATAAAATTGCAGCTGTAACCGGTGCAAATTCAGGGATTGGAAAAATCACATCACAAGCACTTCTGAATGAAGGATATCGCGTGGTAATGATTTGCCGAAACCTTGATAAAGCGGAGACGGCCAGAAAAGAAATTATTGAGAAAACCGGCAATGACCGTGCCGATATTTTGATTTGTGATTTGAGTGAGATGAGCCAGATTCGTGAAACTGCAGCCAAAATCAGGCAAAGGTACGACAGGCTCGACCGCCTTGTGAACAACGCCGGATTTCTGCCGGATGATAAGCGAAAGGAGAGTCCGGACGGCATCGAGCTGACGGTTGCAGTAAACCACCTCGGCTATTTTCTGCTGACCCGCGAGCTGATGCCGCTGCTGGAGAAGACGCCACAATCGAGAATCATGAATGTGGCTTCTGAGGCTCATCGCTATGGTGAGTTTGATCCGAAAAATATCCAGCTTACGGAAAGGTACTCCGCCTCAAAAGCGTATGGAAACTCCAAGCTTTTCAACATTATGTTTACGCATCACCTGAATAAAAAGTTGGAGGGTAAGGATATCACAACTTACAGCCTGCATCCCGGCGTGGTGAACACCAACTTCGCTGCTGAATCGGATTCCTGGTTCGCAAAGCTATTCAATCTCGGCCGGTTTTTCATGAAATCCCCGGAACAGGGCGCTCAAACGACGATATACCTCTGCACGGAGCCGGGAATTGAGAATCTTTCGGGCCGATATTTCAACAACTCAAAGCCCGCAAAACCGCAAAAAGATGTTGCCTTGGATGATGAGGCGTGTAAGAGATTGTGGAAGATGAGTGAGGAGATGGTTGGGTAA
- a CDS encoding FAD:protein FMN transferase yields the protein MFKNLYSLPAYLSTTVFLLFLFPALTLSQDLQRYDFQSRHMGSQVQIMLYSASEEEAENAANSAFDRIEEINQSMSDYIDESELNRLSRLSGSGEWMEISPSFFDVLKMSVWISRKTDGLFDVTIGPMTHTWRYIRRLPDPELPDKDEIKSMQKRVGFHHIELDEENLSARLMADNMQLDFGGIAKGYAAEEAVRVINSYGIHSVLVDAGGDISAGDPPPGRSAWDVAVPKGGISETSDYITLSLSGKTLTTSGDMYQFMEIDGTRYSHIINPKTGIGSADQIQATVISSNGMYADAFASVLTMMAPEDGIELIEKFEETEAILFMEENGEIREWRTSGISEILK from the coding sequence ATGTTCAAAAATCTTTATTCGCTTCCAGCTTATTTATCGACAACCGTTTTCCTTCTTTTTCTCTTTCCTGCATTAACCCTGTCGCAGGATCTGCAGCGATACGATTTTCAATCCCGCCATATGGGTTCTCAGGTTCAGATTATGCTCTATTCTGCATCGGAAGAAGAAGCTGAAAACGCGGCGAATTCTGCGTTTGACCGTATTGAAGAGATCAATCAGAGCATGAGTGATTATATTGATGAGAGTGAGCTAAACCGGCTATCGCGATTGTCGGGTTCAGGAGAGTGGATGGAAATCAGCCCCTCTTTTTTTGATGTATTGAAAATGTCGGTGTGGATATCCCGTAAAACCGACGGGCTGTTTGATGTAACGATCGGCCCGATGACGCATACCTGGCGATACATTCGCAGGCTGCCTGATCCGGAACTTCCTGACAAAGACGAAATCAAATCAATGCAAAAACGGGTTGGGTTTCACCACATCGAACTGGATGAAGAAAATTTATCGGCTCGTCTGATGGCTGACAATATGCAGCTCGATTTTGGCGGCATTGCCAAAGGTTATGCAGCGGAAGAAGCGGTTCGTGTGATCAACTCTTATGGAATCCATTCCGTATTGGTGGATGCCGGCGGAGATATCAGCGCTGGAGATCCACCGCCCGGACGCTCCGCCTGGGATGTTGCCGTCCCAAAGGGCGGGATCAGCGAAACATCCGATTACATAACTCTGAGTCTGTCAGGCAAAACCCTCACCACGTCCGGCGATATGTACCAGTTTATGGAAATTGACGGCACACGCTACTCCCACATTATCAATCCAAAAACCGGGATCGGGTCTGCTGATCAGATTCAAGCTACGGTTATATCATCCAACGGAATGTATGCTGATGCGTTCGCTTCGGTACTTACCATGATGGCCCCGGAAGATGGAATTGAGCTGATTGAAAAATTTGAAGAAACAGAAGCGATTCTCTTTATGGAAGAGAATGGTGAGATCCGGGAGTGGCGCACATCGGGGATTTCTGAAATTTTGAAATAA
- a CDS encoding SUMF1/EgtB/PvdO family nonheme iron enzyme, with protein MSDSVTSSEEFTPVTKSIPGESESIELVPVPGGTFLMGAGEQEDGYSVQVDPFWMSKYEITWNQYNLFANESIENIRRELYQVFYGVDIDADAISSPTLTDDVLEVLREADIPADVISTPSPAYGDLTLGMGADGYPAINMTHYAAVMFTKWLTVKTGEFYRLPTEAEWEYACRAGDNEAYQPPENLDNYAIHRGNSNRSYGKVDSKEPNAFGIYNMLGNVAEWTTDQYHDDYFDRLEGDPAINPLFIPDELYPRAARGGSWTDGAEAASCLNRRASNPRWKMNDPQLPKSLWWHTNAPFIGFRVVKPKDQPESVEEMERYWIDAIQDYY; from the coding sequence ATGTCTGATTCAGTTACTTCATCTGAAGAATTCACACCTGTAACGAAGAGCATACCTGGGGAGTCAGAATCTATTGAGCTGGTACCGGTTCCCGGCGGTACATTTTTGATGGGGGCTGGCGAGCAAGAAGATGGGTATTCCGTACAGGTTGATCCATTCTGGATGAGCAAATACGAAATTACATGGAATCAGTACAATCTGTTTGCAAACGAATCAATTGAGAATATCCGAAGAGAGCTCTATCAGGTTTTTTATGGTGTGGATATAGATGCTGATGCTATTTCCTCTCCAACATTGACAGACGATGTACTTGAAGTGCTGAGAGAAGCGGATATTCCCGCAGACGTGATCTCCACTCCATCACCTGCTTACGGGGATTTAACGCTTGGAATGGGAGCTGACGGATATCCTGCAATCAACATGACGCACTATGCGGCAGTAATGTTCACAAAATGGCTTACCGTAAAAACGGGAGAATTCTACAGGCTGCCAACGGAAGCTGAATGGGAGTATGCCTGCCGTGCAGGAGATAATGAAGCGTATCAGCCACCCGAGAATCTCGATAATTACGCCATACACAGGGGGAACAGCAACAGGAGTTACGGCAAAGTTGACAGTAAAGAGCCAAATGCATTTGGTATCTATAATATGTTGGGCAACGTGGCTGAATGGACAACAGATCAATACCATGATGATTATTTTGACCGGCTTGAGGGAGACCCCGCAATCAACCCATTGTTTATTCCTGATGAACTCTATCCGCGGGCTGCAAGAGGCGGATCGTGGACAGATGGCGCTGAAGCGGCGAGCTGTCTGAACCGGCGTGCATCCAACCCGAGGTGGAAAATGAATGATCCACAGCTCCCTAAAAGTTTGTGGTGGCATACTAATGCTCCTTTCATCGGGTTCAGAGTCGTAAAGCCAAAAGACCAGCCGGAATCGGTTGAAGAGATGGAGAGATACTGGATTGATGCGATTCAGGATTATTATTAA
- a CDS encoding type II toxin-antitoxin system RelE/ParE family toxin, translating to MKQVRFSKFAVLELYDAVDYYNQEYPGLGDRFKIEIKKAAERISEYPTSWSVEKGDVRKYLMHKFPYKLLYSIEEDHLFIIAIAHQHRRPDYWVDR from the coding sequence GTGAAGCAAGTTAGGTTCTCAAAATTCGCAGTATTAGAGCTTTATGACGCTGTAGATTACTATAATCAAGAGTATCCCGGGCTGGGAGACAGGTTTAAAATTGAAATCAAAAAAGCTGCCGAAAGAATTTCTGAGTATCCCACATCTTGGTCTGTTGAAAAAGGAGACGTCAGAAAATATCTAATGCACAAATTCCCTTACAAACTATTGTATTCGATAGAAGAAGATCATCTGTTCATTATCGCAATTGCCCATCAGCACCGCAGACCTGATTATTGGGTTGATAGATAA
- a CDS encoding protein-L-isoaspartate(D-aspartate) O-methyltransferase: protein MKNIAFLLISLAFGISSISLASGPSGDEAAKSAIYTEISITYTKADTVEWDRPRFSEYEEERNNLVQAGIIGQDIRDEAVIEAMRNVPRHRFVDESQERQAYQNNPLPIGHGQTISQPYIVAYMSEMLEIEPGDKVLEIGTGSGYHAAVLSELTPHVFSIEIIEPLGELSANRYEELGYHTIETKVGDGYYGWEEHAPFDKIIVTAAPGHIPSPLMDQLKPGGIMAIPIGSPYQTQTLMKVTKTEDGQVRTERMLPVRFVPMTGEAQD, encoded by the coding sequence ATGAAAAACATTGCTTTTTTGCTGATCAGTTTAGCCTTTGGAATAAGTTCTATATCACTGGCATCAGGCCCGTCAGGAGATGAAGCTGCCAAGTCTGCGATATACACGGAGATTTCAATCACGTATACCAAGGCAGATACCGTAGAGTGGGATCGCCCCCGGTTTTCTGAGTATGAAGAGGAGCGGAACAACCTTGTTCAGGCCGGAATCATCGGGCAGGATATTCGGGATGAAGCCGTCATTGAAGCGATGCGTAATGTACCACGCCACCGGTTTGTTGATGAGAGTCAGGAGCGGCAAGCGTATCAAAACAACCCGCTTCCCATTGGCCACGGACAAACCATTTCTCAGCCATATATTGTAGCTTACATGTCGGAGATGCTGGAGATCGAGCCGGGCGATAAAGTATTGGAAATCGGAACGGGCAGCGGTTATCACGCAGCGGTACTGTCAGAACTTACGCCGCACGTTTTCTCAATTGAAATTATCGAACCGCTTGGTGAGCTCTCGGCAAATCGATATGAAGAGCTGGGATATCATACCATCGAAACTAAAGTCGGCGATGGCTATTACGGCTGGGAAGAGCACGCTCCATTCGATAAAATCATTGTAACGGCCGCGCCGGGACATATTCCCTCACCCCTTATGGATCAGCTCAAACCGGGTGGAATTATGGCGATCCCCATCGGGAGTCCCTACCAGACGCAAACTCTTATGAAAGTGACCAAGACAGAAGACGGACAAGTTCGCACGGAACGGATGCTGCCGGTGCGGTTTGTGCCGATGACGGGCGAGGCGCAGGATTGA
- a CDS encoding addiction module protein → MSTKELFNEAMKLKPKERALLVENLIKSLDQPDKELDEIWADESERRLRAYREGELEGVPMDDIFKES, encoded by the coding sequence ATGAGTACAAAAGAGCTATTTAATGAAGCAATGAAGCTAAAGCCAAAGGAACGTGCTTTGCTGGTAGAAAACCTTATTAAAAGTCTTGACCAGCCGGATAAAGAGCTGGATGAAATATGGGCGGATGAATCAGAAAGAAGACTCCGGGCATATAGAGAAGGGGAACTCGAGGGAGTACCAATGGATGATATTTTTAAGGAATCGTGA